Proteins encoded within one genomic window of Paroedura picta isolate Pp20150507F chromosome 17, Ppicta_v3.0, whole genome shotgun sequence:
- the WIPI2 gene encoding WD repeat domain phosphoinositide-interacting protein 2, which translates to MNLASQSGEAGAGQLLFANFNQDNTSLAVGSKSGYKFFSLSSVDKLEQIYECTDTEDVCIVERLFSSSLVAIVSLKAPRKLKVCHFKKGTEICNYSYSNTILAVKLNRQRLIVCLEESLYIHNIRDMKVLHTIRETPPNPAGLCALSINNDNCYLAYPGSATIGEVQVFDTINLRAANMIPAHDSPLAALAFDASGTKLATASEKGTVIRVFSIPEGQKLFEFRRGVKRCVSISSLAFSLDGMFLSASSNTETVHIFKLETVKEKPQEEPTTWTGYFGKVLMVSTNYLPAQVTEMFNQGRAFATVRLPFCGHKNICALATIQKIPRLLVGAADGYLYMYNLDPQEGGECTLMKQHKLDGSMEPANEILESASHDRPLVAQTYSAAVTKAYPEDLGAVGGASLEDDPSALRLDEDSEHPPMILRTD; encoded by the exons ATGAACTTGGCCAGCCAGAGCGGCGAGGCCGGCGCCGGCCAACTGCTCTTCGCCAACTTCAACCAGGACAACAC GTCCCTGGCTGTTGGCAGCAAATCAGGTTACAAATTCTTCTCTCTTTCGTCTGTGGATAAACTGGAGCAGATCTATGAATGCA CCGACACAGAAGACGTGTGCATCGTGGAGCGACTCTTTTCCAGCAGCCTGGTGGCCATCGTGAGCCTCAAGGCCCCCCGGAAGCTGAAAGTCTGCCACTTCAAGAAGGGGACGGAGATTTGCAACTACAGCTATTCCAACACAATTCTGGCGGTCAAGCTGAACAGGCAG aggTTGATAGTATGCTTAGAAGAATCTCTGTACATACACAACATACGGGACATGAAGGTGCTGCATACAATCAGGGAGACGCCCCCAAACCCTGCAG GCTTGTGTGCGTTGTCGATCAACAACGACAACTGCTACCTGGCCTACCCGGGGAGCGCAACCATTGGAGAAGTGCAGGTCTTCGACACCATtaacctg agaGCCGCGAACATGATCCCTGCCCACGACAGTCCTCTGGCCGCACTCGCCTTTGACGCAAGCGGCACCAAACTGGCCACGGCGTCCGAAAAG GGGACAGTGATCCGGGTGTTTTCCATTCCAGAGGGCCAGAAGCTTTTTGAATTCCGACGAGGAGTGAAGAG GTGCGTCAGCATCTCCTCCTTGGCCTTCAGCTTGGACGGCATGTTTCTGTCGGCATCCAGTAACACAGAAACGGTGCACATTTTCAAACTCGAAACTGTGAAAGAAAA ACCTCAGGAGGAGCCCACAACCTGGACAGGTTACTTCGGGAAAGTGCTGATGGTCTCCAcaaactacctgcctgcccaggTGACGGAGATGTTCAACCAGGGTCGGGCCTTTGCAACGGTCCGGCTCCCCTTCTGCGGGCACAAAAACATCTGCGCCTTGGCCAC aatccagaagaTCCCTCGCCTGCTAGTGGGAGCTGCGGACGGGTACCTCTACATGTACAACCTGGACCCCCAGGAAGGAGGCGAATGCACACTGATGAAGCAGCACAA GCTGGACGGGAGCATGGAGCCAGCCAACGAGATTTTAGAGTCGGCGTCCCACGACCGGCCACTGGTAGCGCAGACTTACAGCGCCGCTGTGACTAAAG ccTACCCCGAAGACCTCGGTGCAGTCGGCGGTGCCAGCCTCGAGGACGACCCCAGCGCCCTGCGATTGGACGAAGACAGCGAGCACCCGCCAATGATCCTCCGGACGGACTGA